In Streptomyces capitiformicae, one genomic interval encodes:
- a CDS encoding aromatic amino acid ammonia-lyase, which produces MVGAPAAVAAAPGLVVLDGHALGVADVVRLADGHARPVPGSEAMRRVEEAWDAARRIAATGRVYGRSTGVGANRTEDVPTEAAAEHGLRLLRSHAGAIGEELPARQVRAMLAVRANQVLAGGAGLRPTVVTALCEALESGAHPVVNEFGSVGTGDIAALAQMGLALAGEHPWVGSGAPAPQPLDNNDALALISSNALTLGQAALALHELRGLIAATQVVAALSLIAVDGSHEAYAAPVHVARAHRGSREVARRMRALIGADERPTPPLGRIQDPYGFRCLPQIHGPALDAADALERVLEVELNAAAENPLICPEDMAAYHHGGFYQAQLALALDHFRLAVTQVARLSTSRLSSLNEPAYTRLRPFLADHEPASSGVMILEYAAGAALGDLRAFSAPASLGHAVLSRGVEEQASFASLAARQTLRACGAYRLVVGCELVAAVRALRQRDLKADPELPVGRALELAEAVLDADPADRPLTGDVSAAAALLDRFTEIWADIHGVPSDRQREGAS; this is translated from the coding sequence ATGGTGGGCGCGCCGGCCGCCGTCGCCGCCGCGCCCGGTCTCGTCGTCCTCGACGGGCACGCGCTCGGCGTCGCCGACGTCGTACGGCTCGCCGACGGGCACGCCCGGCCCGTCCCCGGCAGCGAGGCGATGCGGCGGGTCGAGGAGGCCTGGGACGCCGCCCGCCGCATCGCGGCCACCGGACGCGTCTACGGCCGCTCCACCGGTGTCGGCGCCAACCGCACCGAGGACGTGCCCACCGAGGCCGCCGCCGAGCACGGCCTGCGCCTGCTGCGCAGCCACGCGGGCGCCATCGGGGAGGAACTGCCCGCCCGACAGGTACGGGCGATGCTCGCCGTACGCGCCAACCAGGTGCTCGCCGGTGGCGCCGGGCTCCGCCCGACCGTCGTCACCGCGCTGTGCGAGGCGCTGGAGAGCGGGGCGCACCCCGTGGTGAACGAGTTCGGCTCGGTCGGCACGGGTGACATCGCGGCGCTCGCCCAGATGGGGCTCGCGCTGGCCGGCGAACATCCGTGGGTCGGCTCCGGCGCCCCCGCGCCCCAGCCGCTGGACAACAACGACGCCCTCGCGCTGATCAGCAGCAACGCCCTCACCCTCGGCCAGGCCGCGCTCGCCCTGCACGAGTTGCGAGGGCTGATCGCCGCCACCCAGGTCGTCGCCGCGCTCTCCCTGATCGCCGTGGACGGCTCGCACGAGGCGTACGCGGCGCCCGTACACGTCGCTCGCGCCCATCGGGGGTCGCGCGAAGTGGCCCGGCGCATGCGGGCGTTGATCGGCGCGGACGAGCGCCCCACTCCGCCGCTCGGGCGGATCCAGGACCCGTACGGCTTCCGCTGCCTGCCCCAGATCCACGGGCCGGCGCTGGACGCGGCGGACGCGTTGGAGCGGGTGCTGGAGGTGGAGCTCAACGCGGCCGCGGAGAACCCGCTGATCTGCCCCGAGGACATGGCCGCGTACCATCACGGCGGCTTCTACCAGGCCCAGCTCGCCCTCGCCCTCGACCACTTCAGACTGGCGGTTACCCAGGTGGCACGCCTGTCGACGTCCCGGCTGTCGTCGCTCAACGAGCCCGCGTACACACGGCTGCGGCCCTTCCTCGCCGACCACGAGCCCGCCTCGTCGGGGGTGATGATCCTGGAGTACGCCGCCGGAGCCGCCCTCGGTGACCTGCGCGCCTTCTCCGCGCCCGCGTCGCTCGGCCACGCTGTACTCTCCCGGGGCGTCGAGGAACAGGCCAGCTTCGCCTCGCTCGCCGCACGTCAGACACTGCGGGCGTGCGGCGCGTACCGTCTCGTCGTCGGCTGCGAACTCGTCGCCGCCGTACGGGCGCTGCGCCAGCGTGACCTCAAGGCGGACCCGGAGCTGCCCGTCGGGCGGGCGCTGGAGCTGGCGGAGGCCGTGCTCGACGCGGACCCGGCCGACCGGCCGCTGACGGGGGACGTGAGCGCGGCGGCGGCGTTGCTCGATCGGTTCACCGAGATCTGGGCGGACATTCATGGCGTTCCGTCGGACAGGCAGAGGGAGGGCGCGTCGTGA
- a CDS encoding MurR/RpiR family transcriptional regulator, which yields MGVTDSPAARLQALFEGHRLTPTQRRIAHSMVRRAADVPFLSSVELAELAGVSQPSVTRFAVALGFDGYPALRRHLREVAPTEPVTSTASYNEYQQAVEAEIDNLRHLAEVLADPAPVARAGRLLAASRPLPVLGLRAAASQAYGFSYFAAKVHPDVRPLHEGGSMLHDRIDAAVRAGATALLCFALPRHPREVVDALAYAKEAGLTVVTVADSAFAPVAKVSDLLLPAAVGTGLAFDTACAPMLLGRVLLEAMCDDLPQAQARLEEFDAKAAARGLFVE from the coding sequence GTGGGGGTGACGGACAGTCCCGCCGCGCGGCTTCAGGCTCTCTTCGAGGGGCACCGGCTGACGCCCACTCAGCGGCGTATCGCGCACAGCATGGTGCGGCGGGCCGCGGACGTGCCGTTCCTGTCGAGCGTGGAGCTGGCGGAGCTGGCCGGGGTCAGCCAGCCGTCCGTGACACGGTTCGCGGTGGCGCTCGGCTTCGACGGCTACCCGGCGCTGCGCCGGCATCTGCGGGAGGTCGCGCCGACCGAACCGGTGACGTCCACCGCCTCGTACAACGAGTACCAGCAGGCCGTCGAGGCCGAGATCGACAACCTGCGCCATCTGGCCGAGGTGCTCGCCGACCCGGCCCCGGTGGCGAGGGCGGGGCGACTGCTCGCCGCGTCCCGGCCGCTGCCGGTGCTCGGGCTGCGCGCTGCCGCCTCCCAGGCGTACGGCTTCTCGTACTTCGCCGCGAAGGTCCATCCGGACGTACGGCCGCTGCACGAGGGCGGGAGCATGCTCCACGACCGTATCGACGCGGCCGTACGGGCCGGGGCGACCGCGCTGCTGTGCTTCGCGCTGCCCCGGCATCCACGCGAGGTCGTGGACGCCCTCGCATACGCCAAGGAGGCCGGGCTGACCGTCGTCACGGTCGCAGACTCCGCCTTCGCACCCGTCGCCAAGGTCTCCGACCTGCTCCTTCCCGCAGCCGTCGGCACCGGGCTCGCCTTCGACACCGCGTGTGCGCCGATGCTGCTCGGGCGGGTGCTGCTGGAGGCGATGTGCGACGACCTGCCTCAGGCGCAGGCGCGCTTGGAGGAGTTCGACGCGAAGGCGGCGGCGAGAGGGTTGTTCGTGGAGTGA